One window of Sardina pilchardus chromosome 2, fSarPil1.1, whole genome shotgun sequence genomic DNA carries:
- the zgc:195282 gene encoding cysteine-rich protein 3 yields the protein MVSYCPICGKPVYFGEKKRSLGRDYHPLCLKCQKCKRQLTAGQHAEHDEKPYCSICYMRQFGPRGSKPMFCPSAAS from the exons ATGGTCAGTTACTGTCCAATTTGTGGGAAGCCTGTCTACTTCG GTGAAAAGAAGCGTTCTCTAGGACGTGACTACCATCCTCTCTGCCTCAAGTGCCAAAAGTGCAAGAGACAGCTCACAGCTGGACAACATGCAGAG catgatGAGAAGCCATACTGTTCAATTTGCTATATGAGGCAGTTTGGTCCCAGAG GGAGCAAACCTATGTTCTGCCCCAGTGCTGCCTCATAG